TGGAAATGCAAAGAAAGCTTTATAATGATTTTAATGGAAAACAAGAACTATATTTTCGAAAACTTGATGATGAATCAGATGGTGAAAATAATTCTGGGACAAAAAATCCTTTGAAAGATGATGAATCGTTTTTTCAATTTACTAAC
This is a stretch of genomic DNA from Plasmodium sp. gorilla clade G2 genome assembly, contig: PADLG01_00_22, whole genome shotgun sequence. It encodes these proteins:
- a CDS encoding Hypotetical protein, which translates into the protein MTARKEIYNNAQGGNSRMPPGHLGYLEMQRKLYNDFNGKQELYFRKLDDESDGENNSGTKNPLKDDESFFQFTNE